ATAACTGGTTTAGAGAACAAGATAAGGTTATGCTTCTTGGACATGATGATGGGTATGTGAGGGACATAAACATGAAGGTTACTGTCGTGTACAATCATTTTGGACCAAACTGCAACCAAAGAATGCCAAGGTAATGTATTGATGTTCATAaagttttttaataataaaatttgaagttATACAATAtagaaaaggaaatttattacacaatgttgatttttttatcgCCAAAATAACATTTCAGAATTCGTCATGGATATGCACATGTAGCCAACAATCTTTACTTAGGGTGGATGCAATATGCCATCGGTGGAAGCATGGGGCCTAGCCTCAAAAGTGAATCTAACCTCTTCATAGCTCCTAAAGTTGGGAGTAAAGAGGTAATCATATTTAGCAATGCCATTCATTTAAACTTGTTAATGACTAATGAAGATGAAGTTacctaaaattaataataaatcacACGATTGAGTTTAGATATTTgtatatatagtttattttcttcacttttaatatgaaaagaaaatgaCACGGTTTttctaacctttttttttctaattatataATGTGTTTAGGTAACATGGAGAAAAATTGGTCATGGAAATGGAGACAAATGGGAATTTCATTCGGTAAGAGACGCTTTTGAAAATGGAGCCTCCTTTGCAATATCAAAAGGAAGTCGTGTGCCAAAGCCAAATTATAGCAAAGAACAGGGTTTTAAAGTTGTTGATGTTAAATCTGTAAGAACATTAACAAGATCTTCAGGTGCATTTCAATGTAGTAGAACCTCTATATGTTGAACAAAAAATCATATAGAATATTGATCTTGAAGCAAGGCGCATTTCAAGGTTTTGTCGAACAATACACGATTAGATCATCATATTACTCAAGAGAATAGCAACAATTGCAAGCAATAGACGACATCAAATAATTTTCAAGTGAACAAGCCGGccctaattttctctctctaggttttctcttccCGTTTCTTCATTGgggggtggttttgggtcaattcttAACCTGAAACcacccctcttcatctttttctctctatttcaatctaaataagtgactttcacatagatctaggtttttttctttgtgatttcatcatctaattgtggtgatttgttgttcgtcgtcttgtgcggcgttatTTTCTTTCCTGTCTTCTTGCGGTGTTCATTTTATTCCTATTGATAGATCGATTATACAATCAAAGATTTgaacgtcaacgttgcagatccggaggccatggatattccggttgactttaattttatcatatatttttgtaggcattatgccgttatatgctattaacttggatgctgtgagtttgttcgcagattcatcctttacgtttttagcggtgttgaatgatgtaatctctcgatttgaatgaatgaatatcattttatttttgtcaaaaaaataataataataataatttcttttctcaaaataataataataataataatttcaagtGTAGATCCAATGTAGACTATTTATcgaacacctaatttttttatttttttttcattttgatttcacAGGCAGGGCCAAGGATATGTCTTGGTAAGGATTCTGCATACCATCAAATGAGGATGGTGTTGGCTATTTTGTGCAGATTTTACAAGTTCAATTTGGTGCCTGATCATCAAGTGAAATATAGAATGATGACTATTTTATCAATGGCACATGGATTAAGGGTTACCGTTGAGAAACGTTCTTGAGATGTTTTGCTTGGTTATATTATAATTCAACTAGTGACTCATTGATTCAATTAGTAACAGATGTTGAATAATGACCTAAGAACTTCTtgtgaattatatttttatacataaaaaatgtagTTCTAAATCATAATGgtttgatttataattttgttgtcTTTCTCTACATTTTAACTAATAAACTAcctccatatatatataatactaatcTATTCTTGTATTGTTgataaaataaagggttaatagtgtttttcacccttgCAATATAGGCCATTTCCAGTTTTCGCCCttgtaaaattttcggtttgaattgcatccttgtaaaactttttttttccggaaaacacccctcccccatccaactcagcaaattctcttacgtggcgctgatttgacatttttttttaattggccatgtgtaaaaaatatatccacatcagattttatatttaaaaataaattttaaaaaataaaaaaaacataaaaatattcagtttttttcgaaaaatttaaaaaatcgaaaattaatttttaaaaaattcaaaaaaaaatattaagattttttccgaaatataaaaaaacaaaaaaatagttctttataattttttttttccaaataaaaatgACTGTTTtactgaattttttatatttcggaaaaaatcttaatattttttctgaattttttaaaaattattttttcgattttttaaatttttgaaaaaaaaaacagaatatttttatgattttttggatttttttttaaaaaaaaataaaatctgatgtggatATATTTTTCACACatggccaattaaaaaaaaattccaaatcagcgccacgtaagcaaatttgctgagttggatgggggaggggtgttttccggaaaaaaaaagttttacaaggatgcaattcaaaccgaaaattttataggggcgaaaaccgaaaatgacctatattacagaggtgaaaaacaccattaaccctaaaataaatatttatgataCATGTTTATATGAGAGTAATGTTTTAATACTTGATTACCTCGTAACTAAAGATGTACATTtcatgcttataaaaaaaactatgtgcATTTCATAAAGCCTTTTGACACAACAGAAGACatgatgaaaaaagaaattaaaaattaatatgggtaaacataattattataaatatagatattggCAAGCTTAATTGTGCATCTACTTACATCAACTCTTAAAGTTAAATCTCTAGCTTTAAGTTCCACCAAAAAAAACTCTAACTTTAAGGGTTAGATAGgacaaaaaaattggaaaaaaaatgaaataaacatatttgaaattaataataatcatacaaaaatcatccaaatgaaaaccaaataaaaaatgttcaaaCACCAAGATGATGCATGATAATTGTTGTCTGCATGAGAGTTGCTAAGAGTGGACCTTCAGCTATGAGATTGATCGAAGATTCATCCTTTGATGATGAGGAACATTCCCTTGCAGTGAGTGAGTCATTCCAAAAGGGTggaaaaagtttcaaaaaaattaaaaattggggACCATACGGAGTAGaatacaataattttaaaagatttaaagGGTACAATACTATAGCGGTTCAGTTTGGATGggtttttggtaaaaaaatgtttgaaccAATGAAATCTTTATCGATTCAGTTTGGTTtagtttttaatgtttttcaaaaaagaaaccaaaccaaactggttggtttggatcggttcggttgaaaatacaattaaaaaattcatattttaacaaatttgtatttcatgcatacaaacatactCAAATATTTCATAGAACTTTGTTTTCTAGGTTCTCTGTTTTTTCAAACTACTTTCTATAACTAACATGAAAAAACTAACAAGAGATGGACGATCCCAACGACGGTGAGCAACGATGAGTTAGGTATGACTGGCGGCTAGTGTTCTTTTTTGGTATAAACGAAATAGAGTGTGAGTGATGAGAGAAAGTGAATGAAGTAAGAAGTGTTTTATGTTGGACTTTAGTTTTGAGCTTAATCATAAGTGCATGTGAGGAGAGATAATATTACTAAAATGGGAAGTGAGGTTAGCATCGGTTCGATTTATCGGATCTTGggatcttaaaataaaaaactaagaaccgaaccaaactaacTCGATTTaagttggttcggttcggttttgaaccaaaccaaacctaaTAAGGTCGGATACTTTTTCAGTTTGGTTCGTTTTGAATTTTTGGTTTCATCAGTTGTCTCAACCACTTACACCCCCTAAAAATGGTGTTGTTTGTTTCATTTGGTGTAATTCAACATATTATTGTAGTATGCTAGactaacaaattttgtttatggTTACTACCTAAATTTAGGTAACTATTACAACATGAGGTTAAGATTTGGAAGTTGCTAAATTTtccaattatttcttaaaacaaCTTTAACAGACTTGAAGAAAATTTGTATATATAATCACTTCCATATACCTCTACCTCTACAAtataaaccaaaaaaacatttccacttcttatctcttttttttcattcattcgAAGTTTGTCAAGAATATTTAACTACATCATGGTATCGAAGGGTCCCACTTTCATCCTATGGCATTTTGTTCTGGCCGTTGTGATTACCATATTTTTCACTTCAAAATTTAGTTTTGCCAAACAAACCAAGTTAATGGGATTGAAAATGAACATGATTGATCGATGTTGGAGACCAAATCCTGAATGGAGAAAACATAGACAACAACTAGCGACTTGCTCGGTAGGCTATGCTGGAAAGATGACAAACAACATTGGTAAGGGTATCATCCAATATAAAGTTACTGACCCAAATGATGATCCTATAAATCCTCAACCTGGTACGTTGAGATATGGAGCTTCTGTAATTCAAGGTAAAGTGTGGATCACATTCAAAAAAGACATGAACATTAAACTCATCAAGTCCCTTCTCATCAGCAGTTTCACAACAATTGATGGTCGCGGAGTCAATGTGCACATTGCTGATAATGCATGCTTAATGATATTCAAGGTAATCACCAAATACAATTAATTACGCTTTAAATGaaagttattagaaagaaaaaaatatatattggcaaaaaaaaatctctctaAATTTAGTGATGTATTTGGAGAGGAACTTCACATTTTTCCtctcaaaatttattttgctaATTGTAGCTATACGGAATTCTATTTCATGAATTAGTAACAAGTATTTATTTTATAGGCCACCAACATTATCATTCATAGCATTCGAATTCATCATTGCAAAGCTCAAACACCGGGGATGGTGATGGGGCCAAATGGGAAGGTGATTTCTTTGGGGCAAGTAGATGGAGATGCAATTAGACTGGTCACCGCTTCTAAAATTTGGATTGATCATAATACACTTTATGATTGTGAAGATGGTCTTCTTGATGTCACACGAGGTTCTACTAATGTGACTGTTTCCAATAACTGGTTTAGAGAACAAGATAAGGTTATGCTTCTTGGACATGATGATGGGTATGTGAGGGACATAAACATGAAGGTTACTGTCGTGTACAATCATTTTGGACCAAACTGCAACCAAAGAATGCCAAGGTAATGTATTGATGTTCATAaagttttttaataataaaatttgaagttATACAATAtagaaaaggaaatttattacacaatgttgatttttttatcgCCAAAATAACATTTCAGAATTCGTCATGGATATGCACATGTAGCCAACAATCTTTACTTAGGGTGGATGCAATATGCCATCGGTGGAAGCATGGGGCCTAGCCTCAAAAGTGAATCTAACCTCTTCATAGCTCCTAAAGTTGGGAGTAAAGAGGTAATCATATTTAGCAATGCCATTCATTTAAACTTGTTAATGACTAATGAAGATGAAGTTacctaaaattaataataaatcacACGATTGAGTTTAGATATTTgtatatatagtttattttcttcacttttaatatgaaaagaaaatgaCACGGTTTttctaacctttttttttctaattatataATGTGTTTAGGTAACATGGAGAAAAATTGGTCATGGAAATGGAGACAAATGGGAATTTCATTCGGTAAGAGACGCTTTTGAAAATGGAGCCTCCTTTGCAATATCAAAAGGAAGTCGTGTGCCAAAGCCAAATTATAGCAAAGAACAGGGTTTTAAAGTTGTTGATGTTAAATCTGTAAGAACATTAACAAGATCTTCAGGTGCATTTCAATGTAGTAGAACCTCTATATGTTGAACAAAAAATCATATAGAATATTGATCTTGAAGCAAGGCGCATTTCAAGGTTTTGTCGAACAATACACGATTAGATCATCATATTACTCAAGAGAATAGCAACAATTGCAAGCAATAGACGACATCAAATAATTTTCAAGTGAACAAGCCGGccctaattttctctctctaggttttctcttccCGTTTCTTCATTGgggggtggttttgggtcaattcttAACCTGAAACcacccctcttcatctttttctctctatttcaatctaaataagtgactttcacatagatctaggtttttttctttgtgatttcatcatctaattgtggtgatttgttgttcgtcgtcttgtgcggcgttatTTTCTTTCCTGTCTTCTTGCGGTGTTCATTTTATTCCTATTGATAGATCGATTATACAATCAAAGATTTgaacgtcaacgttgcagatccggaggccatggatattccggttgactttaattttatcatatatttttgtaggcattatgccgttatatgctattaacttggatgctgtgagtttgttcgcagattcatcctttacgtttttagcggtgttgaatgatgtaatctctcgatttgaatgaatgaatatcattttatttttgtcaaaaaaataataataataataatttcttttctcaaaataataataataataataatttcaagtGTAGATCCAATGTAGACTATTTATcgaacacctaatttttttatttttttttcattttgatttcacAGGCAGGGCCAAGGATATGTCTTGGTAAGGATTCTGCATATCATCAAATGAGGATGGTGTTGGCTATTTTGTGCAGATTTTACAAGTTCAATTTGGTGCCTGATCATCAAGTGAAATATAGAATGATGACTATTTTATCAATGGCACATGGATTAAGGGTTACCGTTGAGAAACGTTCTTGAGATGTTTTGCTTGGTTATATTATAATTCAACTAGTGACTCATTGATTCAATTAGTAACAGATGTTGAATAATGACCTAAGAACTTCTtgtgaattatatttttatacataaaaaatgtagTTCTAAATCATAATGgtttgatttataattttgttgtcTTTCTCTACATTTTAACTAATAAACTAcctccatatatatataatactaatcTATTCTTGTATTGTTgataaaataaagggttaatagtgtttttcacccttgCAATATAGGCCATTTCCAGTTTTCGCCCttgtaaaattttcggtttgaattgcatccttgtaaaactttttttttccggaaaacacccctcccccatccaactcagcaaattctcttacgtggcgctgatttgacatttttttttaattggccatgtgtaaaaaatatatccacatcagattttatatttaaaaataaattttaaaaaataaaaaaaatccaaaaaaacataaaaatattcagtttttttcgaaaaatttaaaaaatcgaaaattaatttttaaaaaattcaaaaaaaaatattaagattttttccgaaatataaaaaaacaaaaaaatagttctttataattttttttttccaaataaaaatgACTGTTTtactgaattttttaaaaattattttttcgattttttaaatttttgaaaaaaaaaacagaatatttttttgattttttggatttttttttaaaaaaaaataaaatctgatgtggatATATTTTTCACACatggccaattaaaaaaaaaattccaaatcagcgccacgtaagcaaatttgctgagttggatgggggaggggtgttttccggaaaaaaaaatttttacaaggatgcaattcaaaccgaaaattttataggggcgaaaaccgaaaatgacctatattacagaggtgaaaaacaccattaaccctaaaataaatatttatgataCATGTTTATATGAGAGTAATGTTTTAATACTTGATTACCTCGTAACTAAAGATGTACATTtcatgcttataaaaaaaactatgtgcATTTCATAAAGCCTTTTGACACAACAGAAGACatgatgaaaaaagaaattaaaaattaatatgggtaaacataattattataaatatagatattggCAAGCTTAATTGTGCATCTACTTACATCAACTCTTAAAGTTAAATCTCTAGCTTTAAGTTCCACCAAAAAAAACTCTAACTTTAAGGGTTAGATAGgacaaaaaaattggaaaaaaaatgaaataaacatatttgaaattaataataatcatacaaaaatcatccaaatgaaaaccaaataaaaaatgttcaaaCACCAAGATGATGCATGATAATTGTTGTCTGCATGAGAGTTGCTAAGAGTGGACCTTCAGCTATGAGATTGATCGAAGATTCATCCTTTGATGATGAGGAACATTCCCTTGCAGTGAGTGAGTCATTCCAAAAGGGTggaaaaagtttcaaaaaaattaaaaattggggACCATACGGAGTAGaatacaataattttaaaagatttaaagGGTACAATACTATAGCGGTTCAGTTTGGATGggtttttggtaaaaaaatgtttgaaccAATGAAATCTTTATCGATTCAGTTTGGTTtagtttttaatgtttttcaaaaaagaaaccaaaccaaactggttggtttggatcggttcggttgaaaatacaattaaaaaattcatattttaacaaatttgtatttcatgcatacaaacatactCAAATATTTCATAGAACTTTGTTTTCTAGGTTCTCTGTTTTTTCAAACTACTTTCTATAACTAACATGAAAAAACTAACAAGAGATGGACGATCCCAACGACGGTGAGCAACGATGAGTTAGGTATGACTGGCGGCTAGTGTTCTTTTTTGGTATAAACGAAATAGAGTGTGAGTGATGAGAGAAAGTGAATGAAGTAAGAAGTGTTTTATGTTGGACTTTAGTTTTGAGCTTAATCATAAGTGCATGTGAGGAGAGATAATATTACTAAAATGGGAAGTGAGGTTAGCATCGGTTCGATTTATCGGATCTTGggatcttaaaataaaaaactaagaaccgaaccaaactaacTCGATTTaagttggttcggttcggttttgaaccaaaccaaacctaaTAAGGTCGGATACTTTTTCAGTTTGGTTCGTTTTGAATTTTTGGTTTCATCAGTTGTCTCAACCACTTACACCCCCTAAAAATGGTGTTGTTTGTTTCATTTGGTGTAATTCAACATATTATTGTAGTATGCTAGactaacaaattttgtttatggTTACTACCTAAATTTAGGTAACTATTACAACATGAGGTTAAGATTTGGAAGTTGCTAAATTTtccaattatttcttaaaacaaCTTTAACAGACTTGAAGAAAATTTGTATATATAATCACTTCCATATACCTCTACCTCTACAAtataaaccaaaaaaacatttccacttcttatctcttttttttcattcattcgAAGTTTGTCAAGAATATTTAACTACATCATGGTATCGAAGGGTCCCACTTTCATCCTATGGCATTTTGTTCTGGCCGTTGTGATTACCATATTTTTCACTTCAAAATTTAGTTTTGCCAAACAAACCAAGTTAATGGGATTGAAAATGAACATGATTGATCGATGTTGGAGACCAAATCCTGAATGGAGAAAACATAGACAACAACTAGCGACTTGCTCGGTAGGCTATGCTGGAAAGATGACAAACAACATTGGTAAGGGTATCATCCAATATAAAGTTACTGACCCAAATGATGATCCTATAAATCCTCAACCTGGTACGTTGAGATATGGAGCTTCTGTAATTCAAGGTAAAGTGTGGATCACATTCAAAAAAGACATGAACATTAAACTCATCAAGTCCCTTCTCATCAGCAGTTTCACAACAATTGATGGTCGCGGAGTCAATGTGCACATTGCTGATAATGCATGCTTAATGATATTCAAGGTAATCACCAAATACAATTAATTACGCTTTAAATGaaagttattagaaagaaaaaaatatatattggcaaaaaaaaatctctctaAATTTAGTGATGTATTTGGAGAGGAACTTCACATTTTTCCtctcaaaatttattttgctaATTGTAGCTATACGGAATTCTATTTCATGAATTAGTAACAAGTATTTATTTTATAGGCCACCAACATTATCATTCATAGCATTCGAATTCATCATTGCAAAGCTCAAACACCGGGGATGGTGATGGGGCCAAATGGGAAGGTGATTTCTTTGGGGCAAGTAGATGGAGATGCAATTAGACTGGTCACCGCTTCTAAAATTTGGATTGATCATAATACACTTTATGATTGTGAAGATGGTCTTCTTGATGTCACACGAGGTTCTACTAATGTGACTGTTTCCAATAACTGGTTTAGAGAACAAGATAAGGTTATGCTTCTTGGACATGATGATGGGTATGTGAGGGACATAAACATGAAGGTTACTGTCGTGTACAATCATTTTGGACCAAACTGCAACCAAAGAATGCCAAGGTAATGTATTGATGTTCATAaagttttttaataataaaatttgaagttATACAATAtagaaaaggaaatttattacacaatgttgatttttttatcgCCAAAATAACATTTCAGAATTCGTCATGGATATGCACATGTAGCCAACAATCTTTACTTAGGGTGGATGCAATATGCCATCGGTGGAAGCATGGGGCCTAGCCTCAAAAGTGAATCTAACCTCTTCATAGCTCCTAAAGTTGGGAGTAAAGAGGTAATCATATTTAGCAATGCCATTCATTTAAACTTGTTAATGACTAATGAAGATGAAGTTacctaaaattaataataaatcacACGATTGAGTTTAGATATTTgtatatatagtttattttcttcacttttaatatgaaaagaaaatgaCACGGTTTttctaacctttttttttctaattatataATGTGTTTAGGTAACATGGAGAAAAATTGGTCATGGAAATGGAGACAAATGGGAATTTCATTCGGTAAGAGACGCTTTTGAAAATGGAGCCTCCTTTGCAATATCAAAAGGAAGTCGTGTGCCAAAGCCAAATTATAGCAAAGAACAGGGTTTTAAAGTTGTTGATGTTAAATCTGTAAGAACATTAACAAGATCTTCAGGTGCATTTCAATGTAGTAGAACCTCTATATGTTGAACAAAAAATCATATAGAATATTGATCTTGAAGCAAGGCGCATTTCAAGGTTTTGTCGAACAATACACGATTAGATCATCATATTACTCAAGAGAATAGCAACAATTGCAAGCAATAGACGACATCAAATAATTTTCAAGTGAACAAGCCGGccctaattttctctctctaggttttctcttccCGTTTCTTCATTGgggggtggttttgggtcaattcttAACCTGAAACcacccctcttcatctttttctctctatttcaatctaaataagtgactttcacatagatctaggtttttttctttgtgatttcatcatctaagtgtggtgatttgttgttcgtcgtcttgtgcggcgttatTTTTTTTCCTGTCTTCTTGCGGTGTTCATTTTATTCCTATTGATAGATCGATTATACAATCAAAGATTTgaacgtcaacgttgcagatccggaggccatggatattccggtgactttaattttatcatatatttttgtaggcattatgccgttatatgctattaacttggatgctgtgagtttgttcgcagattcatcctttacgtttttagcggtgttgaatgatgtaatctctcgatttgaatgaatgaatatcattttatttttgtcaaaaaaaaataatgataataatttcttttctcaaaaaaataataataataataatttcaagtGTAGATCCAATGTagactatttattaaaatgattcaCGGTAGACTCGCTACCATTTTAATACCATtctgatatttatatttaatactagtaattatgtttaattaatttacgAAAGTTTTCTTTGTAATCCACCAATCATGACGTTCTATAACCCGATTTATACTATATTGCGTAGAAAATCTGATACAAAAGTTGACTTGcaagtttttatgaatgaacTTTCATGTTTTGaacaacaattattattttcaataaaagaatatatattaacaGAAACTATTGGCAGCATAAAACATGCCAAGAACAAGATGGAAGTAAAAcaccaaaaataattatacaaggTGCCCACGACAAAGTAGTAAGTAGTAACCCAATGTTAATGAATATCCAGACCTAACAAAATGGAGAGGATGTGCACTCCAATGATGGAAATCAAAGGAAACTCCTTGAACTTACATGAAAATCATGTTGagcaaaaatcaaattataaacaCTTTAAAACGATAGTGAATTCAATGATGGCCTACATACTCTTATCTTCTCAAAATTTGAATCACCCTTTACAAGTTACAACACACCCACTTAATTCAACTACTCTCTAAACTCTTTAAACCTCTCTTTCCTTTATTCATAATGGAAATGTAACTTGATCTCTATATGTTTACTTCTTGCATGAGCTATGAGAATTTTAGCTAGGCTTATTGTTGATTTATTGTCCACTAAGAGTGTTGAGGtaatatttaatcttttttttaggggaggTAAAATTTACTcttaatcattaattttttgtatttcatAGTATATCTAATTTACGATTTTACTCTAATTGTAAATTTTATTGTGCTACAGAGGGAATAAAGCAAAGTTTGAAGAAATAAAGgtaaatgatgagaaaattgctctttagaccCTCCGTGATGCTTTTTACTCTActatttttactcttttttctgAAAATATCATATTGGAttatctcaaaataaaaaactaaaaaaatagaatattagATTAtctcaataaaaaaagttgaacGAAAAATCGCATTACTATCTCAAAATAAAGGATATTGCTCACAAGTATCTTAAAACATTGTTTAAGGTACtcataaaaagatattttgtcttgaaaatacaaatcaaacaatataaaagtaataattacTCAACTTTCAACGTAAAAGTTACTGCATTTGAATGCTTAAACAATATCCTAAaaacatttgttagcatttttccaaaataaaaaaactataatgttGTTAGGTATAAACAATCAAAGCTTTGGATTTAAGAGTTTGGAAGTTACCGTTTGCTACACTGCTGTTAGGTAAAAATGTATACTGTTTGCGAATCTTCAAGTAACCATTTTCCACATTGATTGAATCTCCAGTAACCTTCTAAGTTGAACTTGAAATGAAGTTGCTTAAAACTCAAATATTCCAGCAGTGAAAGAAACAAGCACAACTAAAATAGATAGTAACACCTATCGCTGTTACTTTTAGTTGAAAAAAGGAACTATTAGCTCCCACCCAACAAATCATTCATTGAAAATACTACAAAATATGAAATGGATAGcagaaaatatagtttttttttttttaaatgaaatagtaaaaaaagaaatggCAAATAATGagatttgtttataaaaaaaagtt
Above is a genomic segment from Medicago truncatula cultivar Jemalong A17 chromosome 5, MtrunA17r5.0-ANR, whole genome shotgun sequence containing:
- the LOC120580527 gene encoding probable pectate lyase 16; this translates as MTNNIGKGIIQYKVTDPNDDPINPQPGTLRYGASVIQGKVWITFKKDMNIKLIKSLLISSFTTIDGRGVNVHIADNACLMIFKATNIIIHSIRIHHCKAQTPGMVMGPNGKVISLGQVDGDAIRLVTASKIWIDHNTLYDCEDGLLDVTRGSTNVTVSNNWFREQDKVMLLGHDDGYVRDINMKVTVVYNHFGPNCNQRMPRIRHGYAHVANNLYLGWMQYAIGGSMGPSLKSESNLFIAPKVGSKEVTWRKIGHGNGDKWEFHSVRDAFENGASFAISKGSRVPKPNYSKEQGFKVVDVKSVRTLTRSSGAFQCSRTSIC
- the LOC11408643 gene encoding probable pectate lyase 16, which gives rise to MIDRCWRPNPEWRKHRQQLATCSVGYAGKMTNNIGKGIIQYKVTDPNDDPINPQPGTLRYGASVIQGKVWITFKKDMNIKLIKSLLISSFTTIDGRGVNVHIADNACLMIFKATNIIIHSIRIHHCKAQTPGMVMGPNGKVISLGQVDGDAIRLVTASKIWIDHNTLYDCEDGLLDVTRGSTNVTVSNNWFREQDKVMLLGHDDGYVRDINMKVTVVYNHFGPNCNQRMPRIRHGYAHVANNLYLGWMQYAIGGSMGPSLKSESNLFIAPKVGSKEVTWRKIGHGNGDKWEFHSVRDAFENGASFAISKGSRVPKPNYSKEQGFKVVDVKSVRTLTRSSGAFQCSRTSIC